ggggcaagtcagaatgttTTTTCGCCATTTCAACTTtcaccagctgttactccccttctaatgaaccaatatggatcaaatttattatgtaggttcccataagtgTTCTTAACTTTGAGCGCGATTAACACCgtagcttttgctcagtggaaAACTTTTCAGAGGCGTAGCTCACAAACAGAGCATCCCAAAGAAATTGCTCTgacacaaaattgtagagaatttaattctctttgagatcactctcatcagattttcactaggaggCACGGTTCATttgctatatgcgaaaaactaagcgatagaaagtctgtatttgaaaacaaattcaaaacaacaacaaaatacaattgaaccaaagacatataaaatgaaactggatcgcgaaaattttcacaccgtgatgaagtaggggtagtaccctcaagtcagcTTTAGTAGCACTtcaccagatataaacctctagaagctagagcaagttttctaacttaccccgaattttGACTTCCCTCAGTGCACCTTAATAGATAATTGTAGCATAAGAACAATCTTAACATGTGGGCATTGTGGGTGGGCAGTTGGTGAGAAGCCAAAAGAAAGTGCACCGACTGCCCCACAAATATCCCTATAAATCTCATGGCAATAAACTAGGGGACCTAACTTGTGAGGATCACCCCTAGGCAAAATCACTCCCCTATAAACTTCAGCACAAGATGGGTTGGGGGCTTGGTCGTGATATGAACAGGCATGTGTGCAAACGAAGCCTGGGAAGTGACAACTGGGGCTTGGGCAAACGCCTACGGGTTATGGGTCGCGGTGGCAATCCGTCTCACCTCCCCCCCTCTTTCCCCCTCCCTGCTTAGGTTTGGGGTGAAGCTATAATCTTATTTAGATGCATATTTTTATTCTAGTAACCCTACGTCTAAGattgttttctttattttttcaaaaaacctctcTCGCCTAGTGCGACCGaggtaaataaatacctactcttgaaaaaaaatcagacgtACAGGTTATGCTAAGAAGTTCTCacacagaaattgaaaattgaaaaaaatgtttttgttatGTAGAATCCTTCTAAATGGCtaggtacgtatgtaggtacctaagtattttagTTCTTTATACAGAGCCtccaaacctaaaaaaaaagaaaatgaaaattggagtctgtaaaaattttttaaaatttttaattacctatttacaaAGAAGACCAACATGGTTTGGGAGGCAGaagaaggttttttcttgaaaaggtatagcttggaatcaaaatatttgatcatggaattgtgaaaaaaaaagcggAATTCCAAAACAAAGACCACCCTAATAAacattttagataggtacctatacgtttctcaaaataaactcctattcaaacaaattttttattgacaaatggtaatttaaaatacctatacccATTACTTGTATTGTCATTTTGAAGTAtctatgtactatgtaggttGGTGTTCTAAGTATAGATTCTGTTTAAtattcatcaattcatcatgaTGCCAGTTATTCATTCCGAGTTGATTCATGTTGGTTCAATTTCTCACTCAAAAAATACGTTGagctgaaaataaaaacagtttcaattacagtgaaaacaattgaaaacatGGAATTGATTCCAGAATACCGACATGTATAAGAAAACTACGATGATATTTATAGCAATACTCAACACAAAGTACGCCgaagggaaaaaatccaaagtttcTCGAAAAATTGTACTATAGGCAGGATAGCAAACTGGAATCACCAACCCTAATACACCAACGACACAGATTAAACGACCTATAAGCAAATGAAGTAAGGTATTTTAATTGGATTGGAATGTTAGTTATAGGCAGTTGATGCCTGACatgatcatttcaaaataaCTAAGCAATATTACGAGCACGCATATGGTAGGTAactaaatgtttttttttaaactcaccTAATTCATCTGGTGCGTAatatttactgaaaaatgaaagactCACGGACAAAACAGCGCCATGAAATACATCAAATAAAGGAACTGTAAGCaaattatgaataaaacatACTTATTAGTGAAGGTGAAGGATAAtttgtaagtacatacgtatacgtTCAGTTGAAACAAAACAGTTTTTAAACCCTCCTATCATCGTATGGAACAAAAATTACATTACCAACATAAAGATGCCAATTTTGACTAGCAAATAAGTATCCAAAAGCTGCTAACGTATCCCAAAATGCAGCCAATGTACCGATCACTCCATCGTGAAGTTTTAGCAGCTTACTCAGTACAACTGAGCAGAACACACtgcctgcaaaaaaaaaaaaaaaaaaaaaattagtatcagTAGGTAAGGGGGTgcattttgattatttaaatGAGATCATTGATCTACCTAGAATCACTCCGATGTACCTATAAATTACGTACGAACTGTAATCACGTTCATCCCAATGAAATTTGTAGCGTAGAAATAAATACTGGACTGAATTTTCTCCtatattcaaataaaaaaaatacttcacaaaaaataataggtaggtacttactacttcATCTGACTTATTAAGTAGGTAGCCACTAGCCAAACTTACCCTGCGTAGAGAAGAACACCATAATGTAAATAATCAGCAGCATTGCCACGATGTACCTTTTACCACCCAGACTTTTCTTAAAAACTACTTTAAAACTACTGAAAATTTGCAAGAAATTgatttgttgccaaaaatgacGTTTCTTT
The sequence above is a segment of the Planococcus citri chromosome 3, ihPlaCitr1.1, whole genome shotgun sequence genome. Coding sequences within it:
- the LOC135838937 gene encoding probable peptidoglycan muropeptide transporter SLC46; its protein translation is MIKNIPSFVKNITIEPAFLLYTATYVIAELTGINLFIQKKCRVNITSEPDLSTPCDEEKQGIVFASEMITYLRFTMLFLCTLYGAIAMCWSDEAGRRRRPLIFLPIIGLILQSVCGCFHSYYWTWDPFYGALCNVICEVISGGIPLMTFASQAYVCDVSEVKSRTMRLGVFSAARTLGDLCGFGSAGFILRRFGFFYTHFICFVLCLVTLILAVSFVKDVSVQVEKKRHFWQQINFLQIFSSFKVVFKKSLGGKRYIVAMLLIIYIMVFFSTQGENSVQYLFLRYKFHWDERDYSSYVIYRYIGVILGSVFCSVVLSKLLKLHDGVIGTLAAFWDTLAAFGYLFASQNWHLYVVPLFDVFHGAVLSVSLSFFSKYYAPDELGRLICVVGVLGLVIPVCYPAYSTIFRETLDFFPSAYFVLSIAINIIVVFLYISTYFLSEKLNQHESTRNE